In Arcobacter sp. CECT 8983, a single window of DNA contains:
- the dapF gene encoding diaminopimelate epimerase translates to MTYTKYSASGNDFVIFHTFVEQDFSSKAIKLCNRTEGIGADGLVALVPSTEADFKWLFYNSDGSVASMCGNATRAVAHYAYNNGLANSSMKFLTQAGLIESIVEGNIVQTQMTKPKAIKEAFEQEGFTWFLIDTGVPHLVAIVDNLEKYDHDICAKMRYEYNANVNLVKVEDKKLFVRTYERGVEGETKACGTGMVACFLRCLDLNLVEEKALVYPISQEELTISKIEGKIYFKGAVKKVFTTSI, encoded by the coding sequence ATGACATATACAAAATATTCTGCAAGTGGAAATGACTTTGTAATCTTCCATACTTTTGTTGAACAAGATTTCTCTTCTAAAGCAATAAAACTATGTAATAGGACAGAAGGAATTGGGGCAGATGGTTTAGTTGCACTTGTTCCAAGTACTGAAGCAGACTTTAAATGGCTGTTTTACAATAGTGATGGAAGCGTTGCTTCTATGTGTGGAAATGCAACAAGAGCAGTTGCACACTATGCTTACAATAATGGTCTTGCTAACTCTTCAATGAAGTTTTTAACTCAAGCTGGACTTATAGAATCAATTGTTGAAGGCAATATTGTACAAACTCAAATGACTAAACCAAAAGCTATTAAAGAAGCTTTTGAACAAGAGGGATTTACTTGGTTTTTAATAGATACAGGAGTTCCTCATTTAGTAGCCATTGTTGATAATTTAGAAAAGTATGATCACGATATTTGTGCAAAAATGAGATATGAATACAATGCAAATGTAAACCTTGTAAAAGTTGAAGATAAAAAACTTTTTGTAAGAACATATGAAAGAGGTGTTGAAGGAGAGACAAAAGCTTGTGGAACAGGTATGGTTGCTTGTTTTTTAAGATGTCTTGATTTAAACCTTGTAGAAGAAAAAGCTTTAGTTTATCCAATTAGCCAAGAAGAGTTAACTATCTCTAAAATAGAAGGGAAAATCTATTTTAAAGGTGCTGTTAAAAAAGTTTTCACAACTTCAATTTAA
- a CDS encoding pirin family protein, which yields MLKKLKKENMGTSNLGWLESRFHFSFADYRNPNNINFGVLRVLNDDIIHPKSGFDTHPHQNMEIVSYVIDGEITHKDSMGNEETLKRGEVQYLSAGDGIYHSEHNLHESKDLRLLQIWIIPPATGLPRLYGSQRFTKEQRANKLLNIVSSKEKEAPIQLYQDVNFYVSELEKGKSLDFEIDKNRQVYFTQIEGSSIVNDIELNEGDAMEVTEERKLQIKALENSHFLFIEMKSE from the coding sequence ATGCTAAAAAAACTAAAAAAAGAAAATATGGGAACATCTAACCTTGGATGGCTTGAGTCAAGATTTCACTTCTCATTTGCTGACTATAGAAATCCTAATAATATAAATTTCGGAGTTCTAAGAGTTTTAAATGATGATATTATTCATCCAAAAAGTGGTTTTGATACACATCCCCATCAAAATATGGAAATTGTTTCATATGTAATTGATGGAGAAATCACACACAAAGACTCTATGGGAAATGAAGAGACTTTAAAACGTGGAGAAGTTCAATATTTAAGTGCAGGAGATGGCATTTATCATAGTGAACATAACTTACATGAAAGTAAAGATTTAAGACTTTTACAAATTTGGATAATACCCCCTGCAACTGGTCTTCCTAGACTTTATGGTTCACAAAGGTTTACAAAAGAACAAAGAGCAAATAAGCTTTTAAATATAGTCTCTTCAAAAGAGAAAGAAGCTCCTATCCAACTATATCAAGATGTAAACTTTTATGTAAGTGAACTAGAAAAAGGAAAATCTTTAGATTTTGAAATAGATAAAAATAGACAAGTTTACTTTACTCAGATTGAAGGAAGCTCTATAGTAAATGATATTGAACTAAATGAAGGTGATGCTATGGAAGTTACAGAAGAGAGAAAGCTTCAAATTAAAGCTTTAGAAAACTCACATTTCCTTTTTATTGAAATGAAAAGTGAGTAA
- the purM gene encoding phosphoribosylformylglycinamidine cyclo-ligase produces the protein MSTVSYKDAGVDIDAGNQFVENIKPHVKSTLIPGVLGGIGSFAGAFELPTGYKNPVLLSGTDGVGTKLKLAIDSKKFDTVGIDLVAMCTNDLLCNFGEPLFFLDYYATAKLEVDAATDVVKGIAEGCIRSECALVGGETAEMPGMYKEGDFDLAGFCVGIAEKEELNRIEKIEEGDVLIALPSSGIHSNGFSLVRKLLLEKLGMTLEDEFDGKILKDVLLEPTRIYVKEFKANKDKINALAHITGGGITENLPRVLPDNLKAVVDRSKIKVLPIFDYMGQFVEKEEMYRTFNMGVGMVLVVNPANVDSVLENTDGYVIGEIKAGKAEVEYI, from the coding sequence ATGTCAACAGTAAGTTATAAAGATGCTGGTGTAGATATTGATGCTGGAAATCAGTTTGTAGAAAATATTAAACCGCATGTTAAATCTACTTTAATCCCAGGAGTACTTGGAGGAATTGGTTCATTTGCAGGAGCATTTGAATTACCAACAGGTTATAAAAACCCAGTTTTATTATCGGGAACTGATGGAGTAGGTACAAAACTTAAACTAGCGATTGACTCGAAAAAATTTGATACAGTAGGAATTGACTTAGTTGCAATGTGTACAAATGACTTACTTTGTAATTTCGGAGAGCCATTATTTTTCCTAGATTACTATGCAACTGCAAAACTAGAAGTTGATGCAGCAACTGATGTTGTAAAAGGTATTGCAGAAGGTTGTATTAGATCTGAATGTGCATTAGTAGGTGGTGAAACTGCTGAAATGCCAGGAATGTACAAAGAAGGTGATTTTGATTTAGCAGGTTTCTGTGTAGGTATTGCAGAAAAAGAAGAGTTAAATAGAATTGAAAAAATAGAAGAGGGTGATGTATTAATTGCACTTCCATCTTCGGGAATTCACTCAAATGGTTTTTCTTTAGTTAGAAAACTTCTTTTAGAAAAACTTGGAATGACTTTAGAAGATGAGTTTGATGGAAAAATTTTAAAAGATGTATTATTAGAACCAACTAGAATTTATGTAAAAGAGTTCAAAGCTAATAAAGACAAAATCAATGCCTTAGCACATATTACAGGTGGTGGTATTACTGAAAACTTACCAAGAGTACTTCCTGATAATTTAAAAGCAGTTGTTGATAGAAGTAAAATCAAAGTATTACCAATTTTTGATTATATGGGACAATTTGTTGAAAAAGAAGAGATGTATAGAACATTTAATATGGGTGTTGGTATGGTTCTTGTTGTAAATCCTGCAAATGTAGATTCTGTATTAGAAAACACTGACGGTTATGTAATCGGTGAAATCAAAGCTGGAAAAGCAGAAGTAGAATATATCTAG
- a CDS encoding NADPH-dependent FMN reductase has product MILIFVASLNENMKLAKKVKEQLQENGKESEIINLVELNLPMYDSNKEEKDGIPSSIKPIIEKMKSCDSYVFISPEYNFSLPPVLVNFVAWISRVGNDFRELFSMKKVQLATHSGSFGSDVTACMRSQFTKLGAVVMPREIITTYQNGLNEESSKKILSTFASF; this is encoded by the coding sequence ATGATTTTAATATTTGTTGCAAGTTTAAATGAAAATATGAAGTTAGCAAAAAAGGTTAAAGAACAACTACAAGAAAATGGTAAAGAAAGTGAAATTATCAATTTAGTTGAACTAAACCTTCCTATGTACGATAGTAATAAAGAAGAAAAAGATGGTATTCCAAGTAGTATTAAACCTATTATCGAAAAGATGAAAAGTTGCGATAGTTATGTTTTTATTTCTCCTGAATATAACTTCTCACTTCCTCCTGTATTAGTTAATTTCGTTGCTTGGATTTCAAGAGTAGGAAATGACTTTAGAGAATTATTCTCGATGAAAAAGGTTCAACTAGCAACACATAGTGGAAGTTTTGGAAGTGATGTTACAGCTTGTATGAGAAGTCAATTTACAAAATTAGGTGCAGTTGTAATGCCAAGAGAGATTATTACAACATATCAAAATGGTTTAAATGAAGAGAGTTCAAAAAAGATTCTTTCTACTTTTGCCTCTTTTTAA
- a CDS encoding spermidine synthase — protein MKNNQAFNEMMVHTPICTHKEPENVLVIGSVNDELKKEVEKHNLKNVEYGDTSLLTSKDEKNVDLIIFTDVNLDEMLLANIERVLKDDGVISFSTSSFSTDEQKLKDDLTLVGQNFWISMPYKFGHETAILASKKYHPTADIILQRSDLLVDLEYYSTEIHHASFVFPAAQYRALTGIAKR, from the coding sequence ATGAAAAATAATCAAGCCTTTAATGAAATGATGGTGCATACTCCTATCTGTACGCATAAAGAACCAGAAAATGTTTTAGTAATTGGCTCTGTAAATGATGAATTAAAAAAAGAGGTAGAAAAACACAATTTAAAAAATGTTGAGTATGGTGACACTTCACTTTTAACTTCAAAAGATGAAAAAAATGTTGATTTAATAATTTTTACAGATGTAAATCTTGATGAAATGCTTTTAGCAAATATTGAAAGAGTATTAAAAGATGATGGTGTTATTTCATTCTCTACTTCAAGTTTCTCAACTGATGAACAAAAATTAAAAGATGATTTAACATTAGTTGGTCAAAATTTCTGGATTTCAATGCCATATAAATTTGGACATGAAACTGCAATTTTAGCTTCTAAAAAGTATCACCCAACAGCTGATATTATTTTACAAAGATCTGATTTATTAGTTGATTTAGAATACTACTCAACTGAAATTCACCATGCTTCTTTTGTATTTCCAGCTGCTCAATACAGAGCTTTAACTGGTATAGCAAAAAGATAA
- a CDS encoding class III extradiol ring-cleavage dioxygenase, protein MFPSLFISHGAPNIILQDSLSKANIKSFAKGLEKPKYIIIFSAHYVTNDLKIINYENNDLLYDFYGFEKELYEYEYEIKSDKRISLKIVNHLKENGIDISIDNTRVNYDHGVWTCLSMMYEKLDIPVVQISVPLSYTKEQLLYLGKQLALFKDEALLIGSGGLTHNLSDMQISDSIKTYAKNFNDEVIDIINSGNQKRLLEIAKTIDYKRNHPSDEHFLPLFIVFGSAKNKKGISFNSEFVYTNISMECFAFDLKESLC, encoded by the coding sequence ATGTTTCCTTCACTTTTCATTTCACATGGAGCACCAAATATTATTCTTCAAGACTCACTTAGCAAAGCAAATATAAAAAGCTTTGCTAAGGGTTTAGAAAAGCCTAAATATATAATCATTTTTTCTGCACATTATGTAACAAATGATTTAAAAATCATAAACTATGAAAACAATGATTTATTATATGATTTTTATGGTTTTGAAAAAGAGTTATATGAGTACGAATATGAAATAAAAAGTGATAAGAGGATAAGCCTTAAAATTGTAAATCATCTTAAAGAAAATGGCATTGATATTTCTATAGATAATACAAGAGTTAACTATGACCATGGTGTTTGGACTTGCCTTTCAATGATGTATGAAAAACTTGATATTCCAGTAGTTCAAATATCTGTTCCTCTTTCTTATACTAAGGAACAACTATTATATTTAGGGAAACAATTAGCCTTATTCAAAGATGAAGCTTTACTTATAGGAAGTGGTGGATTAACACATAATCTTTCAGATATGCAAATAAGTGATTCAATTAAAACTTATGCAAAAAACTTTAATGATGAAGTAATAGATATAATAAATAGTGGTAACCAAAAAAGGTTACTAGAAATAGCTAAAACTATTGACTATAAAAGAAATCATCCAAGTGATGAACACTTTTTACCACTTTTTATTGTATTTGGAAGTGCAAAAAACAAAAAAGGCATCTCTTTTAATAGTGAGTTTGTGTACACAAATATTTCTATGGAGTGTTTTGCCTTTGATTTAAAGGAGTCATTATGCTAA
- the coaE gene encoding dephospho-CoA kinase (Dephospho-CoA kinase (CoaE) performs the final step in coenzyme A biosynthesis.), whose protein sequence is MSNDLFKNAIALTGGISTGKSTVCNLFKLHGFLIIDADEISHKLLDENSAKIAEMFGSQYVENGKVLRKELGKIIFTNEENKLKLESLLHPLIKDEIVKRSRLFESQNKPYFIDIPLFFEKMHYPIPRSLVVYTPKDLQIQRLMKRDNISQEEALIKISNQWDIEKKKELAHMVIDNSKDLKNLQNEVERIIGEII, encoded by the coding sequence ATGAGTAATGATTTATTTAAAAATGCAATCGCCTTAACAGGTGGAATATCTACAGGTAAAAGTACAGTTTGTAACCTATTTAAACTTCATGGTTTTCTAATAATCGACGCAGATGAGATCTCTCATAAACTACTTGATGAGAATTCTGCAAAAATTGCAGAAATGTTTGGGAGCCAATATGTTGAGAATGGGAAGGTTCTAAGAAAAGAACTAGGTAAAATCATCTTTACAAATGAAGAAAATAAACTAAAACTAGAGAGTTTACTTCATCCACTAATTAAAGATGAAATTGTGAAAAGGTCAAGACTATTTGAAAGTCAAAACAAACCATATTTTATAGATATTCCACTATTTTTTGAAAAAATGCATTATCCTATTCCTAGGTCTTTAGTTGTATATACTCCAAAAGATTTACAAATACAAAGACTTATGAAAAGAGATAATATAAGCCAAGAAGAAGCATTAATTAAAATATCAAACCAATGGGATATAGAAAAGAAAAAAGAGTTAGCACATATGGTAATTGATAACTCTAAAGATTTAAAAAATTTACAAAATGAAGTAGAAAGAATTATAGGAGAAATTATATGA
- a CDS encoding glucosaminidase domain-containing protein: MKLFKILLLSALVCSLGIANNNDSKNNKGFPKEYYKLQGKKAKDYFFNFLEKKVEVENLKILKERDFILSLDGKKDLAKDSKEYKELERLQKKYKVKNIYDYNTFLRRVDIIPPSLAIAQAATESAWGKSRFIRQANNIFGHWTYNKKIGMVPLRREEGKKHMVRIFPTLESSIAVYMRNLNRTGAYKNFRLNREKMRKNNTFINGLILSEDMTKYSAIGYNYVKILKSIIKKYKLIQLDKKFYEKTINKEK, translated from the coding sequence ATGAAATTATTCAAAATTTTGCTTTTGAGTGCGCTTGTTTGTTCACTGGGAATTGCAAATAACAATGACAGTAAAAACAATAAAGGTTTCCCAAAAGAGTACTATAAACTTCAAGGGAAAAAAGCAAAAGACTATTTTTTTAATTTTTTAGAAAAAAAAGTTGAAGTTGAAAATTTAAAAATCCTAAAAGAGAGAGATTTTATTCTTTCACTTGATGGTAAAAAAGATTTAGCTAAAGACTCAAAAGAGTATAAAGAGCTGGAAAGACTACAAAAGAAATATAAAGTTAAAAATATCTATGACTATAACACTTTTCTAAGAAGAGTAGATATTATTCCTCCTTCACTTGCAATTGCACAAGCTGCAACAGAGAGTGCTTGGGGGAAAAGTAGATTTATAAGACAAGCAAACAATATTTTTGGACATTGGACTTATAATAAAAAAATTGGAATGGTTCCACTAAGAAGAGAAGAAGGCAAAAAACATATGGTTAGAATCTTCCCTACTTTAGAATCTTCTATTGCAGTTTATATGAGAAACCTAAATAGAACAGGTGCATATAAAAACTTTAGACTAAACAGAGAAAAAATGAGAAAAAACAATACTTTTATAAATGGTCTTATTCTAAGTGAAGACATGACTAAATACTCTGCAATTGGTTATAACTATGTAAAAATTTTAAAATCTATTATTAAAAAATATAAACTAATCCAACTTGACAAAAAATTTTATGAAAAAACAATTAATAAGGAAAAATAA
- a CDS encoding glyceraldehyde 3-phosphate dehydrogenase NAD-binding domain-containing protein, with protein MKEKILLNGVGRIGKAILRQSLSDSNFEIVAINEINPYIKNIVYSINHDSTYGNIEDRFVIDNENFIKNSKTKIKILNHQNIFDIDLKDIDYIIDASGIKHDIKSLEKLDVKAIFLTHANENAHKNIILGVNEQELNTNKHKVISTSSCNASALLPALKIIDESKKIICGDISTIHPLLNHQRVLDGSFVGSATRDVDYNFEFGRSATQNIIPNNTTTIKACSFVNPKINQELISSNSLRVPTDTVGAINVCLFIEKKTSKEEIIKLFEEFEKNQNYPIVLNNYDPLVSSDFKKQAYTTIIDHRYTDVKKEKMIKFLLWYDNEWGYASKTIEILKYYAQKKARF; from the coding sequence ATGAAAGAAAAAATACTTTTAAATGGAGTAGGAAGAATAGGGAAAGCTATTCTTAGACAATCTCTAAGTGATTCAAACTTTGAGATTGTTGCAATAAATGAGATAAACCCTTATATCAAAAATATTGTTTACTCTATTAACCATGACTCAACATATGGAAATATCGAAGATAGATTTGTAATAGATAATGAAAACTTTATAAAAAACTCTAAAACAAAAATCAAAATTCTAAATCACCAAAATATCTTTGATATAGATTTAAAAGATATTGACTATATCATTGATGCAAGTGGTATCAAACATGATATAAAAAGCCTTGAAAAACTCGATGTAAAAGCAATCTTTTTAACCCATGCAAATGAAAATGCTCACAAAAATATTATTCTTGGAGTAAATGAACAAGAACTTAATACTAATAAACACAAAGTTATTTCAACTAGCTCTTGCAATGCATCGGCACTACTTCCTGCTTTAAAGATAATTGATGAAAGTAAAAAAATTATTTGTGGTGATATTTCAACTATACATCCTTTATTAAACCATCAAAGGGTTTTAGATGGAAGTTTTGTAGGAAGTGCAACTAGAGATGTAGACTATAACTTCGAGTTTGGAAGGTCAGCTACACAAAATATTATTCCAAATAATACAACTACTATAAAAGCTTGTTCTTTTGTAAACCCTAAAATTAATCAGGAACTAATATCTTCAAACTCATTAAGAGTTCCTACAGATACAGTGGGAGCAATAAATGTATGCTTATTTATTGAAAAGAAAACTTCTAAAGAAGAGATTATAAAACTTTTTGAAGAGTTTGAGAAAAACCAAAATTATCCTATAGTCTTAAATAACTACGACCCACTTGTTTCTAGTGATTTTAAGAAACAAGCCTATACAACTATTATTGATCATAGATATACAGATGTAAAAAAAGAAAAAATGATTAAGTTTTTACTTTGGTATGATAATGAGTGGGGATATGCCTCAAAAACAATTGAGATTTTAAAATATTATGCACAAAAAAAGGCAAGGTTTTAA